The nucleotide window AACAGTTGCACGCGCTGCCGCAGGATATGCCCCTGGCCGATTTCCTGACCTGCTACTTCCCCGGCGACGAGCACGCCACGCTACGCCTGCAGGCAAGCCAGTTTGCCGAGGGCTACAACCTGGCCGATGCTGCCCGCGCTAGTGCCTTTGCCCTGCGCGACGAATGGGCCGGTGGCGGGGCGGAAGACTCGCCCCGCCCGACGGGAGGCTACCGCCAGCTAGTGGAGCTGCTACGGGACCAAGCCACAGCCGCGGGCGCCGTACTCTACCTTGACACGCCCGTGCGGCAGCTTACCTGGGAGTCTGGACAGGTGGCAGCCGTCAGCCCGACCGGCCAGCTATTCCGGGCGCGGCAGGCCCTGATTACGGTGCCCGTGGGCGTGCTGCAGGCATCGGCCGGAACAGTGGGCGCCCTCAGCTTTCAGCCTGAGTTACCAGAGTTGCGGGCCGCTGCCCGGCAGCTGGGGTTTGGCGCCGTCATCAAAGTGCTGCTGGAGTTTGCGCCGGATTTCCACCGGGCCGCGCAACCGCCCCTCACGCAGCACCTGCCGGAGCTGGGCTTTGCATTTTCGGATGCGCCGGTGCCTACGTGGTGGTCGCAGCTGCCAGATGCGCGCCCCTTGCTCACGGGCTGGCTGGGCGGGCCCGCTGCTACCTATCACCAGCACACGCCCGACGAAGACCTGCTACAGCTGGCCCTCGAATCACTGGCTTATGTGCTGGGCAGCACGGTGGCCGCCCTCCGCGAGCAGTTGGTGGCTTACTGCGTGGTGAACTGGGCCGCCGACCCGTGGGCGCGCGGCGCCTACTCCTATGCTACGGTGGAAGCCGCCGCGGCCCGACAAACGTTGCTGACGCCGGTAGAAAATACCCTCTTCTTCGCGGGCGAAGGCGTGTATGAAGGCCCCAGCACGGGCACCGTAGAGGCGGCTTTGGTGAGCGGGCAGGACGCTGCCCGGCGCATATTACAGATCGGTAAATAGCTGTTGAATCTTGGCCGGCCGCCCAAAAGTCCGGACATTTGGACTTTGCTTCTTTAGCTGATTTGCCATGCTGCTCCGTTTTTACCGTCTGCCGCGCGTTATATTGGTTGCCTGCGGCCTGTTGCTGCTGCCCACGGCTCTGCTGGCCTGGGGCAACTGGGGCCACCAGCGCGTAAACCGGGCGGCCGTGCTGGCGCTGCCCGCTCCGCTGCGCACGTTTTTCTACAACCACATCGACTTCATAGTGACGGAGGCCGTCATTCCCGACTCGCGCAAGTACGTCATCAACGACCGGGCGGAGTTTCCGCGCCATTTCATTGATCTGGAAGATTTTGGTAATCAAGCCATCAGTGAGCTACCACAGACCTCGGCCGAGGCCTACAAGAAGTACGACGCGGCCATGCTCGACAAAAGCGGCCGTCTGCCCTGGTACATTCAGGATGTGCTGGCCAAGCTCACGCAGTCGATGAAAAACGGGCGCAAGGATGAAATCCTGTTTCTGGCTGCCGACCTGGGCCACTACCTCGGCGACGCCACCCAGCCCCTGCACACCTCCTCCAACCACGACGGGCAGCTGACGGGCCAGAAAGGGATTCACGCGTTTTTCGAGTCGCAGCTGCCCGAACAGTTTGGCAAGGACTACAACTTCCGGCTGGCCGAACCGCGCCTGCTGCAGGACCCAGCCGCTGAAGCCTGGCGCATCATTGCCCAAAGCCATGCCGCTGCCGATACGCTGCTGGCGCTGGAAAAAAAGCTGGCCGCCGAGACGCCGCCCGCCAACATCTACGCCCTGAATGCCGACGGGCAGATAAAGAAAAACGTGTTCAACAACCCGGTGCATACGCCGGCCTATTCGGCGGCCTACCATCAGGCCCTCAACCGCATGGTAGAGCGGCAGCTGCGCACGGCGGCCCAGGCCACGGCCAACTTCTGGTACACGGCCTGGGTGAATGCTGGCAAACCCGACCTCACCAAGCTCGACGCCGACTATACAACTCAGGCCAGCGCTAAAAACCTGAAAAAAGAGCTTAAGGAAATCCGCAAAGGCAAACTCATCGACTTCCGTTCTTTTCAGGAGTTTTAGCTGCTGCTCAGGTAAGAAAAAGCCAGGGTCATCCTTTCAAAGAAGATAGCCCTGGCTTTTTCAGCTATTTTCAGGCTGGTTGCCTACGGAATTACATCATCGTCGGAAGCAAGACCGGCGGAGTCATCTTCTTGCTCGGGAGGCGTGTGGCCCAGCTCCAGAATCATTTCGCGGGCAGCAGTACTGAGGTAAGCCGACTGGGTTTTGGGGTTCAGAAAGCCCAGCAGGCGGCGGTACTTGGCGCGGCCCTCCTCCAGCATGTGCGGCGGCACCTCGTACACAAATACATGGTAGGGCTCTACCTTTTGCACGCCTACCAGTAGAAACCGCTCGGCCTGCAGCGCATCGGAGTAGAAAGCGGCCTGCCGGTCGTAGTCATAGCCCGAGCACTGGGCCACGAAGTGGTGGTAGTCCCGGGCCAGGGTGGTTTTGAAGTCGATGATGGTGTAGGGCTGGCCGGGCTGGTCGACTACTAAGTCGGCGCGGAGCTTGCAGAGCGTGCCGGTGGCGGGGTCCGTAAACAGACAGCTGGGCTCCGGCACCCCCTTTTCCAGCATCTCCCGCAGGTCTTCGCGCAGCTTCACGCCTTCCACCAGCCACCAGATCAGCGTATCGTTTACGACGGGGTAACCGGGCACGTACTGCTCGGGCTCCAGCAGGGCCGTATGAAAAGCGGTGCCGAAACTCAGGGCCGGAGCGTTGCCGCCGCCTTCGCGCCGGGGGCGGCCGCTGAGGGCGTCGCGCAGGCGCGAGAGGTCGGAGTTGGCAATGGCAGGCAGGGCGCGGTAGTCGTCGTAAGACAGGCGCAGCAGGTCGGGGCGGCGAGCAGGTTCAGGCATATTCGTTCAGTCAGCTGATACTTGCTCAGCTGCCGGGAGGTTGTAGCGGGCGCGAAAAAAGAGGTTCGGTACCCGCTTGCCGAGCACCGAACCCACTATACAGTCAGCGCAAGATACGCTACCGCCGCTGGGCTACCAAGGGCGAGCCGGTATACAGAGCTGCCACCCGGCGCAGCTCCAGGGCGGTGGGCGTAGGCTGCCCGGCCGCTTTGGTGGCTTCGTCGGCCGTCACGTCTACCACCTTATCTCCTACATACGAAACGTGCTTGGCCGAGAGGCTGAGTGTGTTGCCGGAAACCTTGGCCGTGATGTAAAACATGGTGCCGCCAAAGGCCGGGCTGACTTTCGGGCCGGCCACGTAGGCATGTGCGGTGGGCACCAGCACCTGCCGGTTGTAACCTTCCATGCGCAGGATCAGCCGCACGCGGCGCAAGGCGGCACTGTCGGGCTCGATGGTATGAATCAGAATTTTCTGCCCATTGTCGGAGGTCACCTTGGGTTTGGCAGGGCCGGTAGCCAGTACCGTTCCGGCACCCAGCAAGGCAAAAAGGCTGCAGAGTAAAGCTTTTGACATACAATAGATTAGTTGCGGTGTGCAGATATTCGCGCAAGATCAATAGATTAAAATAGAATTAAAGAATCGTTTAACTATTTATTTCGTAGTATCTGATCCTCATCAAAGTCTTTACGCAGGCGTCTTGGATACTTAAACAAAAAAGCAGGCTCCCCAACCGGGAAGCCTGCTTCTCAGGAGTACCAAGACACTACTTTGCGAAGCGGCGGGTAATCTGTTGCTCGTCTTTTGTGGTGATGATCAGCTGGTAGATGCCGGACTTCAAGTCGGCTACATTTACCGAGCCTTTATCCAGCGTGCCACTGCTTACCTGGCCGCCGCGCGCATCCACCAGGGAATAGCGGCTACCGGCCAGATTCAGCTTCGACACCACATGCAGGCGGTCCTTCACGGGGTTGGGGTAGAGCTGCGTGGCCTGAGCCTCTTCCGACTCTTTAGCCGCCAGCGCGGTACGGGCTCCGGCGCGGGTGATGCGGACCCAGTTGAGGTTCCAGCCGCCGGTCTGGGCGTAGATGCCGAAGTTATACGTGCCGGCGTTGATGGTCACCGTCTTCGAGACTGTCTGCCAGCTCTGCCAGCCCCCCGTGCCCGGTATCGTGGAGTTGCCGAACTGAATCGAGCCCGCGTTCAGGTCCGAGGAGATAGTGCCCCCGCTGCCACCGCTGGCCACGCGGTACTCGATAGTGTAGGTGCCCGTGGTGGGGAAGTTAATGCCGTTCCACACCAGGTAGTCGCCGGCATCCACCCAGCCCATGTTCTGCCCGCCACCCGCATCCGTGGTCGTCTCGGCACTCATGCCATTGTTCACGTTGGCCGCCTCCGCCTGCAACGTCACGCTGAAGCCCGGCGAGGTCGTGGTCGTGCGCACGCGCAGCGAGGTGGTCTTGTCGTTCCAGTTGCCCGTGCCCAGCACGTTGCCCACCAGGCAGCCGTTGCCAGCGCTGCCCACCGTCAGCGAGGCGCCAGTGAAGTTGTCGTTTTCGTAGAGCACCACCTCATAGCCGGCGTTGGCTTTGAGCGAGGAGATGTCGTTGTCCAGGATGCCGCGGCTCTGCAAGGCAGCCAAGTTGTAATTGCCCGCTGGCAGGCTCTTAGCCGTGCCGGTGTAGTTGCAGTCCTTGTACACCGTGGCTACCCCCGTCGCCGGTGGTGGGGTCGTGCCGTTGCGCTGCACGACCACTTGGTTGATGGCCGTCAGCAGGGAGTACGTGCCCGTGGCGTCGCCGCCCAGTTGCCAGATCATGATGCCGCCGCCCTGGTCGAAGGCCAGGTTGGTTTTGCTTTTCATGGTAGGAATGCCGTTGTAGCCGATGCCCTGGAACAGGTCGGCGTTGGGGTCGGCGCCGCGGGAGAGCAAGGAGGCGTAGGTTTCGCCGCCGGCCTGTCCGTAGAACGGCACGCCCAGCACCGTTTTGTTGGCCGCCAACCCGCGTCCGCGCCAGTAGCTAATGGACTGCGAAGCCAGCGCGTAGGTGGAGTGAGCCGGGGCCGCGTCGTCGTAGGCCATGATGTTGAGAAAGTCCACGTTGTTGAGCACGCTGCTCAGGATGTAGGGGCCGGCCCAGGTGCCTCCGGCCACGGCCGTAGTCAGCAGCTTGCCCCGGCTGTGCAGCTGGGTAGCTAGGTCCTGCATCACGGCCGCGTAGCCATTAGCCGACGCCGACGTGGGGTGCTCCCAGTCGATGTCGATGCCATCCAGGTTGTACTGGTTGGCGAAATTGACGAGGTTGGTGGTGAAGTTGCGGGTGTAAGTGGCGTTGTTGCCGATGGACACGAACTCGGTCGGGTTACCATCGTTCATCCAGCCGCCCACCGAAATCAGCACCTTCACGCCCCGGGCGTGGGCCGTGGCTACCAGGCTCTGGAGCTTACTGGGGTTTTCGATGGGCCGCAGAGAGCCATCGGCATTGGGCAGCAGAAAGGCGTAGTTGATGTGGGTGAGCTTGTCGTACTGCACAGTGTTCACGTCGCCGGTCCAGGAGGGCATATAGCCAATCACTTTGAACTGCGCGAAGGCAGGGGCTGCGCCCAGCAATAGCACCAGCAACGCCAGTACCTTTCTCAGGATAGTAGTTTTCATACGGTGAAGGTTGGTTGGAAAGAGCCCGGGAACGTCGGTTGCAGCCAGCGAGCCAAGGCAGTGAAAAAATGGGAAAAGTTATTTCACGAAGCGCCGGGTGAGCGGCGCATGGTTGGCGGCTGTCAGCACCAGCGTGTAAACGCCTTGCCGCAGGGCCGCTACGTCCAGGCGGCCATTGCCGGCCGGGCCGCTGGCTACTACCCGGCCCTGCGCGTCCAGAATCTGGTACCGGGCATCGGTCAGGCTCATATCCGTCTGAATGCGGAGCTGGCTGGTAACTGGGTTGGGATACACTTCCAGCACCGCCTGGCTGGCCGAAGTTGTAGCCAGAGCGGTGCGGGCCCCGGCTTTGGTGATACGGACCCAGTTGAGGTTCCAGCCGCCGGTCTGGGCGTAGATGCCGAAGTTATACGTGCCGGCGTTGATGGTCACCGTCTTCGATACCGTCTGCCAGTTCTGCCAGCCCCCCGTGCCCGGTATCGTGGAGTTGCCGAACTGAATCGAGCCTGCGTTCAGGTCCGAGGAGATAGTGCCCCCGCTGCCCCCGCTGGCCACGCGGTACTCGATAGTGTACTGGCCCGTGGTGGGGAAATTGATGTTGTTCCACACCAGGTAGTCGCCGGCATCCACCCAGCCCATGTTCTGCCCGCCACCCGCATCCGTGGTCGTCTCGGCACTCATGCCATTGTTCACATTGGCCGACTCCGCCTGCAACGTCACGCTGAAGCCCGGCGAGCTGGCGGGGGAGAAAGATACCCAGTTCACATTGCAGCCGGTGGAAGCAGCCGCGTGCACGCGAATTTTCTGCGCTCCGGCTGGCAGGGTCACATTGGTGCTGATGGTCTGCCAGGTTTGCCAGCCGCCCGTGTTGCCCACGTTTACCGAGCCCAGGGCCGCGCCGGCCGCGTTGCGCAGCTGCAGGGTAGCGCCACCATAAGCGCTGGCCACGCGGAAACCGACGGTATACGTACCGGCCGTGGCTACGCTGACGTTGTACTCGAGCCAGTCTCCGGTATCAAAGTAGTCCACGTTCAGGCCGCCGCCGGTATCAGATGTGTTTCCCGTCAGGGCGCCCGACTGAGCCGAGAAGCTCTCAGCCTGAATAGTGCCGGGAATAGGCTGCCCGCTTGGCGGCGGCGTGGTACCTTCCACCGTATTCAGCATAGCCACGGCATCCGCAATGCGCAGGGCCACGAAGTAGCCGAAAGCCTGATTAAGCTGACTTTGCTTGGTGGCGTTGCCGGCGTACTGCTTGCGCAGGTTGTAGAGGCGCAGCACCTGGCGAAGGTCGGCCTCGGTATACTGCACGCCGGTGTACTGCTGAATGCGCGTGAGGTAGGAAAAGCCCGTTTCCAGGGTTGGCTCGAAGATGGTGCCCTCGCCGAAGTCGTTGAAGGTAGCCAGCTGCAGCATGTCGATGTTGGCGCGGTACTGATTCACGAGGCCCAGCGTCTGATTCAGCGTCTGGCCGCTGTTGTGCGGGATGTCGAAGTAGCTGGTGCCGCCGTTCTGGCCCTGAGCGTAAAAGTCATGGAAGCCGGGATACGCTACGCCCAGCACCGTCTTCTTGGAAGGCGCCCGGTCACGGTAATAAGCCTCCATGTAGGAGTAGTAGTTGTCGAGGCTTTCATCTTCCCAGGGCCACACGTACTGGCCGTCGGCGTTGGTGCCGGCGTTGTTGTTGTCCCAGAGCGTGAGAAACTCCACGTCCTCCCTCGCTGCCGACAGAATATCCGTCCATTGGCTGGGCTGATTGAAGGTGATAGGCCCGAATACTCCCAACAGCGGGTCGTTGCCGGCGCCATAGCGGATGTACTCCGGACGGTTGAAGTAGTTGGTGCGGGCGTAATCCAGGTTAGTGCGGCCATTGGCAACGGAGCCCGTAAACCGGTCTTCCAGAATCAGCCCGAACTTGAGGCCGGTTTCGTCGGTGCGGTTGATGAGGGCGTTGGAGTTGCGCAGCAGATTGCCCAGGTCGCCGTTGGTGCCGGCCGAGCCGTACCAGTCTACCAGCACGCCATCAATGCCCGAGAGCTTCATCAGCAGCAAATGATACTCCACCACATCGGGGTCGGAGGAAGCATAAGGGCCAATGAGCGGATAGAAGTGCGAGGCAATCTGGCGTTTGCCGCTGGCATCCACCACGTTGGGGTTGCGGTTGTCCATCGTCCAGTGCCAGCCCCACTGCCCGTTGCCGGAGGTCTGCGGGGTCTCAAACCAGGGCATGTAGTGCACATACACCGGTAGCGTATTGGTTTTCTGAACTTTGGCGGGCTGGGCCTGCCCGGCCAGCGCGGCCGCCGCACCCAGCAGCGTAAGTAGTAGTTTTTTCATCCGGCAAGGCTTGAATAGAAAGACCTGGACAACGCGGGATCAGCCAAAAAGCCCGTCATGCAAAGCAAAAGACAGCGCATGACGGGCTTGGAGTTGGCCAAGGACTACCGATTACAGTTTGCTGAAGCGGCTGGTCAGTTGCTGGCGGTCTTTGGTTTCGGCCACCAGCGTGTAGAGGCCCGGCTTCAGTGCCGACACATCCACCGACTTGCCATCATAAGTACCGCGCCATACTTCGCGGCCATCCATGCTCACGATGCGCAATTGCTCGCCGGTCTGCAGCTTGGCCGAGGCCAGCATGAGTCGGTCGGTCACCGGGTTGGGGTACAACTCCAGGACGGCTTTGGATGCTAGCGTAGTCGTCTGAGCCACGGCGCCACCGGCAGCACGGGTAATGCGGACCCAGTTGATATTCCAGCCGCCGGTCTGGGCGTAGATGCCGAAGTTGTAGGTGCCGGCATTAATGGTCACCGTCTTCGAGACCGTCTGCCAGCTCTGCCAGCCCCCCGTACCCGGTATCGTGGAGTTGCCGAACTGAATCGAGCCCGCGTTCAGGTCCGAGGAAATCGTGCCCCCACTGCCGCCGCTGGCCACGCGGTACTCAATGGTATAGGTGCCCGTTGTGGGGAAGTTAATGCCGTTCCACACCAGGTAGTCGCCGGCATCCACCCAGCCCATGTTCTGTCCGCCACCTGCATCCGTGGTCGTCTCGGCACTCATGCCATTATTGACATTCGCCGCCTCCGCCTGCAGCGTCACGCTGAAGCCCGGCGAGGTCGTGGTCGTGAAGTTGAGCCAGTTTACGTTGCAGCCCGTCGAGGCAGAGGCGTGCAGGCGCAGCGTCTGCGTGCCGGCCGGCAACGTCACATTGGTGCTGATGGTCTGCCAGGTTTGCCAGCCGCCCGTGTTGCCCACGTTTACCGAGCCCAACACCGCACCGGCCGCGTTGCGCAACTGCAGGGTTGCGCCGCCGTTGGCCGAGGCTACGCGCAGCTGCATGGTGTAAGTGCCCGCAGCCGCAACATTCACCGAGTAGTCGAGCCAGTCGCCGGTTTCGTACCAGTTCACGTTCTGCCCGCCGCCTGTGTCGGTCGTGGTTTCCTTGTCCGTACCCAGTTGGGCGTTGAAGGCTTCGGCCTCGATCTTGCCGGGTATGGCTTTGGCCGTGGCCACGGGGCGCACGCGTAGCGAGGTGGCTTTATCGTTCCAGTTGCTGGTACCTAAGGCATTGTTGACCAGGCAGCCGTTGCCGGCGCTGCCCACCGTCAGCGAGGCGCCGCTGAAGTTGTCGTTTTCGTAGAGCACCACCTCGTAGCCGGAATTGACTTTGAGCGAAGATACGTCATCATCCAGGATGCCACGGCTCTGGAGCGCGGCCAGGTTGTAGTCCCCGGCGTTCAGGCCCGTGGCCGTGCCGGTATAGTTGCAGTCCTTATACATCGTAGCCACCCCCGTCACCGGTGGCGTCGTGCCGGCAGGAGCCGTACCCGAAATGCTGTAGGTACCCAGGGAGCCGTAATCGGAGTAGCCATCGGTGGCGGGGCTGCCGGAGCTGGTGCCGTCAATCTGCACGTAGTAGGTTCCCGCGCCCAGGCTGGCGCTGATGGTGGTATTGAGGTTGCCGCCCCCGCCCGTGTCGAAGGTGCCAATCTGCGCGCCGCTGCCGTTGAACAGGCGCGCCACAATGTCGAGGTTGCCGTAGCGGCCCACGGTATTCACGTTCAGCGTCACGGCCCCGCCGGCGGTGGTGAAGGCAAAGTAATCCTGGTCGGCGGTGCGCTCAATGATGCCCCCGCCCGAAAGATTGTTGCCGCTGCGGCTCAGGTTGGTAGCACCGCTGGTGCCGTTGCTGTGGTCGTCATTCCGGTAGCCTACGTTGTAGGTGGCGCTGGCCATGATACCCAGGTCATCCTGAGTGTTGCTGGCGCGGTTGTACTCGCCCCGGCTCCAGTGCGTAACGGGCTTGTAGTAGCCGGCGCCCATGATGGGCGCCCAGGCCCCGGCGTTGTCCTGCCCGGTGTAGTAGCCTTCCGCGGGGTTCACGCGGCCGTCGTGGCCCAGGCCCAGGGTGTGGCCCACCTCGTGGGAAGCCGCCTCGCCCGCCGATTTGGGGTCGTCCGACATAAACACCCAGCAGGGCGTGTCGTCGTTCCAGTTGAAGGAGGAAATGTAGGCCACCCCGCCGGCGCCGGGCGCAGCCGTGTTGGTGGGCGTGATAATGCAGCGCATCCGCATCGTCTTCGGGTACGAGTTGAACACGTTCTCGTCCGTGGTCACGTTCATGCTGAAGGGGCGGAAATCCTCGCTCACCAGCTCCCACAGGGCCTGAATCTTGCCGTTGTCGTTCACCATGTTAGCCGGCGCGGCGTTGATGGGGTTGCCGTTGTTCCAAGGCGTGCCGGCTACGTACTGCCCGTCGAAGTCGAGCAGGATGCAGCCGCGGGCGCCCGGGTAGCTTTGCAAAGACACCACCGCTGCGGCAGCGGCCTGCGTGGCCGAGCGGCCGCTCCGCTCCTGGTAGCCGGTGGGCTGGTTGTAGTCGATGCAGATGACCTTGTTGATGTCGACTTCCTGCACGGAAACGTTGCCCGCCTCGTCGGCCGAGTAGCGGTAGGCGCGCTTGGTGGCCCGGAAGATGATGTTGCCTTCCACCTTCTTGCCATCAATGCGCACCAGAAACGAGGAGCCGGCTACGCCCTGCACCTCACCTACCAGGTATTCGCCGGTGGTGGCCAGGTCTTCGCGGTAGTTTACTTTGCCGGTAAACGTCTGAGTGGCCGACACGCGCAGCGCGACGGTGGGTGCGGTCTGGCGGCGGGCGGTGCCGGCGGTCTGGCTTTCCAGCTGGCGCACCAGCGCCTGGCTGGAGCCCAGCGAATAGGCCGGGCCGGCGGGCCGGGGCTGCTGCGCCTGGGCCGAGAGGCTGCCCAGCAGCAGGGCCGCGCTCAGCCCGTATGAGTAGTTCTTTTTCATACTGAGAAGAAGGTAGTGAAGTGGGGAGGTGAGAAATGACCCGGCGGGCACAGCGCCGCCAGAAGCCCGGCAATGGCCCGGCTCACAAGCAAGAGAGGTCTGGTAAATGGCAGTGAGGCCGAAATCCGGCTACTGGCTGCCGCGTAATGCAAAGGGGAAGCCGGCCCGGCCGACTTCCCCTGCATTCACTTATTGCCGGCTGAAGCGGCGGGTAATCTGCTGGCCGTCTTTGGCCGTTACCACCAGCGTGTAGAGTCCCGATTTGAGGGCACGCACGCTCAGGGTGCCGTTGTCCAGCGTACCGCTGGCTACCCGGCGACCCTGCGTGTCGAGTACCGTGTAGGAGCTGTTCGTCAGGTTCAGCTTCGAGACCAGGTGCAGACGGTCGGCTACCGGGTTGGGATAGAGCTGCGTAGCTTGCGCTTCTTCTGACTCTTTGGCCGTCAGCGCAGTACGGGCCCCGGCCGTTTTGGTGATACGGACCCAGTTGATATTCCAGCCGCCGGTCTGGGCGTAGATGCCGAAGTTATACGTGCCGGCGTTGATGGTCACCGTCTTCGATACCGTCTGCCAGTTCTGCCAGCCCCCCGTGCCCGGTATCGTGGAGTTGCCGAACTGAATCGAGCCCGCGTTCAGGTCCGAGGAAATCGTGCCCCCAGCCCCGCCGCTGGCCACGCGGTACTCAATCGTGTAAGTGCCCGTGGTGGGGAAGTTGATGCCGTTCCACACCAGGTAGTCGCCGGCATCCACCCAGCCCATGTTCTGTCCGCCACCCGCATCCGTGGTCGTCTCGGCACTCATGCCATTGTTCACGTTGGCCGACTCCGCCTGCAACGTCACGCTGAAGCCCGGCGAGGTCGTGGTCGTGCGCACGCGCAGCGAGGTGGTCTTGTCGTTCCAGTTGCCCGTGCCCAGCACGTTGCCCACCAGGCAGCCGTTGCCAGCGCTGCCCACCGTCAGCGAGGCGCCAGTGAAGTTGTCGTTTTCGTAGAGCACCACCTCATAGCCGGCGTTGGCTTTGAGCGAGGAGATGTCGTTGTCCAGGATGCCGCGGCTCTGCAAGGCAGCCAGGTTATAGTTGCCCGCTGGCAGGCTCTTAGCCGTGCCCGTGTAGTTGCAGTCCTTGTACACCGTGGCTACCCCGGTCACCGGTGGCGTCGTGCCGGCGAAGCCGCCGAACGTGGCTACCACCTTGGTAGGCTGGGGCGTGTGCAGGCTGGAGGACTGGTCGTTCACGTCGTCGTAGGCAAAACCGTAGTTCAGGTTGTCGACGCTGATGCCACCCTGGTGCCAGAAGCGGGCGTAGTAGTTGGCCGGGGCCGTGAGGTAGTACTGGCTGGCGTTGTACCAGTTCTGCTGGCCGGGGTTGGGCGTGGTGGTGTTCACAACGTGGCGGTTGATGGCCGCGCACAGCTGCGACTGTATCAC belongs to Hymenobacter sp. J193 and includes:
- a CDS encoding glycosyl hydrolase family 18 protein — translated: MKTTILRKVLALLVLLLGAAPAFAQFKVIGYMPSWTGDVNTVQYDKLTHINYAFLLPNADGSLRPIENPSKLQSLVATAHARGVKVLISVGGWMNDGNPTEFVSIGNNATYTRNFTTNLVNFANQYNLDGIDIDWEHPTSASANGYAAVMQDLATQLHSRGKLLTTAVAGGTWAGPYILSSVLNNVDFLNIMAYDDAAPAHSTYALASQSISYWRGRGLAANKTVLGVPFYGQAGGETYASLLSRGADPNADLFQGIGYNGIPTMKSKTNLAFDQGGGIMIWQLGGDATGTYSLLTAINQVVVQRNGTTPPPATGVATVYKDCNYTGTAKSLPAGNYNLAALQSRGILDNDISSLKANAGYEVVLYENDNFTGASLTVGSAGNGCLVGNVLGTGNWNDKTTSLRVRTTTTSPGFSVTLQAEAANVNNGMSAETTTDAGGGQNMGWVDAGDYLVWNGINFPTTGTYTIEYRVASGGSGGTISSDLNAGSIQFGNSTIPGTGGWQSWQTVSKTVTINAGTYNFGIYAQTGGWNLNWVRITRAGARTALAAKESEEAQATQLYPNPVKDRLHVVSKLNLAGSRYSLVDARGGQVSSGTLDKGSVNVADLKSGIYQLIITTKDEQQITRRFAK
- a CDS encoding PD-(D/E)XK nuclease-like domain-containing protein; translation: MPEPARRPDLLRLSYDDYRALPAIANSDLSRLRDALSGRPRREGGGNAPALSFGTAFHTALLEPEQYVPGYPVVNDTLIWWLVEGVKLREDLREMLEKGVPEPSCLFTDPATGTLCKLRADLVVDQPGQPYTIIDFKTTLARDYHHFVAQCSGYDYDRQAAFYSDALQAERFLLVGVQKVEPYHVFVYEVPPHMLEEGRAKYRRLLGFLNPKTQSAYLSTAAREMILELGHTPPEQEDDSAGLASDDDVIP
- a CDS encoding NAD(P)/FAD-dependent oxidoreductase, translated to MPDYSIDVLVIGAGAAGLLAARDLARIGRRVAILEARARIGGRIHTFLEDGFTGPTEAGAEFIHGDAPLTRALLREAGAAWHSTAGRNYEVYAGQVRESVEFLADMPALLQQLHALPQDMPLADFLTCYFPGDEHATLRLQASQFAEGYNLADAARASAFALRDEWAGGGAEDSPRPTGGYRQLVELLRDQATAAGAVLYLDTPVRQLTWESGQVAAVSPTGQLFRARQALITVPVGVLQASAGTVGALSFQPELPELRAAARQLGFGAVIKVLLEFAPDFHRAAQPPLTQHLPELGFAFSDAPVPTWWSQLPDARPLLTGWLGGPAATYHQHTPDEDLLQLALESLAYVLGSTVAALREQLVAYCVVNWAADPWARGAYSYATVEAAAARQTLLTPVENTLFFAGEGVYEGPSTGTVEAALVSGQDAARRILQIGK
- a CDS encoding carbohydrate-binding protein translates to MKKLLLTLLGAAAALAGQAQPAKVQKTNTLPVYVHYMPWFETPQTSGNGQWGWHWTMDNRNPNVVDASGKRQIASHFYPLIGPYASSDPDVVEYHLLLMKLSGIDGVLVDWYGSAGTNGDLGNLLRNSNALINRTDETGLKFGLILEDRFTGSVANGRTNLDYARTNYFNRPEYIRYGAGNDPLLGVFGPITFNQPSQWTDILSAAREDVEFLTLWDNNNAGTNADGQYVWPWEDESLDNYYSYMEAYYRDRAPSKKTVLGVAYPGFHDFYAQGQNGGTSYFDIPHNSGQTLNQTLGLVNQYRANIDMLQLATFNDFGEGTIFEPTLETGFSYLTRIQQYTGVQYTEADLRQVLRLYNLRKQYAGNATKQSQLNQAFGYFVALRIADAVAMLNTVEGTTPPPSGQPIPGTIQAESFSAQSGALTGNTSDTGGGLNVDYFDTGDWLEYNVSVATAGTYTVGFRVASAYGGATLQLRNAAGAALGSVNVGNTGGWQTWQTISTNVTLPAGAQKIRVHAAASTGCNVNWVSFSPASSPGFSVTLQAESANVNNGMSAETTTDAGGGQNMGWVDAGDYLVWNNINFPTTGQYTIEYRVASGGSGGTISSDLNAGSIQFGNSTIPGTGGWQNWQTVSKTVTINAGTYNFGIYAQTGGWNLNWVRITKAGARTALATTSASQAVLEVYPNPVTSQLRIQTDMSLTDARYQILDAQGRVVASGPAGNGRLDVAALRQGVYTLVLTAANHAPLTRRFVK
- a CDS encoding carbohydrate-binding protein, yielding MKKNYSYGLSAALLLGSLSAQAQQPRPAGPAYSLGSSQALVRQLESQTAGTARRQTAPTVALRVSATQTFTGKVNYREDLATTGEYLVGEVQGVAGSSFLVRIDGKKVEGNIIFRATKRAYRYSADEAGNVSVQEVDINKVICIDYNQPTGYQERSGRSATQAAAAAVVSLQSYPGARGCILLDFDGQYVAGTPWNNGNPINAAPANMVNDNGKIQALWELVSEDFRPFSMNVTTDENVFNSYPKTMRMRCIITPTNTAAPGAGGVAYISSFNWNDDTPCWVFMSDDPKSAGEAASHEVGHTLGLGHDGRVNPAEGYYTGQDNAGAWAPIMGAGYYKPVTHWSRGEYNRASNTQDDLGIMASATYNVGYRNDDHSNGTSGATNLSRSGNNLSGGGIIERTADQDYFAFTTAGGAVTLNVNTVGRYGNLDIVARLFNGSGAQIGTFDTGGGGNLNTTISASLGAGTYYVQIDGTSSGSPATDGYSDYGSLGTYSISGTAPAGTTPPVTGVATMYKDCNYTGTATGLNAGDYNLAALQSRGILDDDVSSLKVNSGYEVVLYENDNFSGASLTVGSAGNGCLVNNALGTSNWNDKATSLRVRPVATAKAIPGKIEAEAFNAQLGTDKETTTDTGGGQNVNWYETGDWLDYSVNVAAAGTYTMQLRVASANGGATLQLRNAAGAVLGSVNVGNTGGWQTWQTISTNVTLPAGTQTLRLHASASTGCNVNWLNFTTTTSPGFSVTLQAEAANVNNGMSAETTTDAGGGQNMGWVDAGDYLVWNGINFPTTGTYTIEYRVASGGSGGTISSDLNAGSIQFGNSTIPGTGGWQSWQTVSKTVTINAGTYNFGIYAQTGGWNINWVRITRAAGGAVAQTTTLASKAVLELYPNPVTDRLMLASAKLQTGEQLRIVSMDGREVWRGTYDGKSVDVSALKPGLYTLVAETKDRQQLTSRFSKL
- a CDS encoding zinc dependent phospholipase C family protein → MLLRFYRLPRVILVACGLLLLPTALLAWGNWGHQRVNRAAVLALPAPLRTFFYNHIDFIVTEAVIPDSRKYVINDRAEFPRHFIDLEDFGNQAISELPQTSAEAYKKYDAAMLDKSGRLPWYIQDVLAKLTQSMKNGRKDEILFLAADLGHYLGDATQPLHTSSNHDGQLTGQKGIHAFFESQLPEQFGKDYNFRLAEPRLLQDPAAEAWRIIAQSHAAADTLLALEKKLAAETPPANIYALNADGQIKKNVFNNPVHTPAYSAAYHQALNRMVERQLRTAAQATANFWYTAWVNAGKPDLTKLDADYTTQASAKNLKKELKEIRKGKLIDFRSFQEF